A window of BD1-7 clade bacterium contains these coding sequences:
- the yciC gene encoding Putative metal chaperone YciC, which yields MQLNKIPATIVTGFLGSGKTTLLSNVLKQAAGKRIAVIVNEFGELDIDADLLRNCPLDCEDESAEVVEGDDGIYELANGCICCTVEEEFLPVMQELVKRRDDIDHILIETSGLALPKPLVQAFNWPEIKQHCTVDAVITVVDGPAVAAGRFAADESKVQAQRLADESLDHDPSLQELLDDQLSAADLVVVSKNDLLDDDQREKVKSVVATEVSDSVKSVYISNGEAQLDLLLGLGMAAEERIDHVHTHHDHHHDHDHDHSHAHDHFDSYVITLGQVDGDKLQTQLKDLLANNNIFRAKGFAALPGKPMRQVLQAVGERLDVHFDRLWTADETPKTQLVFIGKGITEQQLIDSLKLAEVA from the coding sequence ATGCAACTAAACAAAATTCCGGCCACGATTGTTACTGGCTTCCTTGGTAGTGGCAAAACCACACTGTTATCTAATGTACTCAAGCAAGCGGCGGGTAAACGTATTGCCGTTATCGTTAACGAATTTGGTGAGCTTGATATTGATGCGGATTTGCTGCGCAATTGCCCTCTAGACTGTGAAGATGAAAGTGCCGAAGTCGTTGAAGGTGACGATGGCATTTACGAGCTCGCAAACGGCTGTATCTGCTGCACTGTAGAAGAGGAATTTTTACCGGTTATGCAAGAGCTGGTTAAGCGTCGTGACGATATTGATCATATCTTGATCGAAACGAGTGGTTTGGCATTACCAAAACCTTTGGTACAGGCTTTCAACTGGCCTGAGATTAAACAGCATTGCACTGTCGACGCGGTGATCACCGTTGTTGATGGCCCCGCAGTAGCGGCGGGTCGCTTCGCCGCCGATGAGAGCAAGGTTCAAGCCCAGCGCTTAGCAGATGAAAGCCTCGATCATGATCCTAGCTTGCAAGAACTTCTTGATGACCAACTAAGCGCAGCTGATCTCGTTGTTGTTAGCAAGAACGATTTGTTAGACGATGATCAGCGTGAAAAAGTGAAATCCGTTGTTGCTACTGAAGTATCCGATTCGGTCAAGAGTGTTTATATCAGTAATGGTGAAGCCCAGCTTGATCTGCTGTTAGGTTTAGGTATGGCAGCTGAAGAACGTATCGATCATGTACACACACATCATGATCATCACCACGACCATGATCATGATCACTCCCATGCACATGATCACTTTGATTCGTATGTGATTACGCTGGGCCAAGTTGATGGCGATAAGTTGCAAACACAGCTGAAGGATTTGTTGGCTAACAACAACATCTTTAGAGCAAAAGGTTTTGCAGCATTGCCGGGTAAGCCGATGCGTCAGGTTCTGCAAGCGGTTGGCGAACGTCTTGATGTGCATTTTGATCGTCTTTGGACGGCGGACGAAACGCCTAAAACTCAGCTTGTGTTTATCGGCAAAGGCATCACCGAGCAACAACTGATTGATTCACTCAAGCTAGCTGAAGTCGCCTAA